The Nitrospirales bacterium genome includes a window with the following:
- the argH gene encoding argininosuccinate lyase, translating into MMPTKKSTTHTPDKRPASRTRANPVARNAARLKRSSTSTTKKAWGGRFKGQTHHLVEQFTSSLPFDRRLYQYDIQGSIAHCKTLYRAKVLTKRECQTITRGLEKVLDELQRGRFEFRNEDEDIHMSIERRLTQLIGPLGGKLHTGRSRNDQVALDLRMFVKDAISSLTSAIARLQKALTVKARQHIHVMMPGYTHLQRAQPVLLAHHFLAYVEMFDRDAGRLHDAFHRLNVLPLGVGALAGTNYPVDRTYTAKLLGFPAVTTNSLDTVSDRDFVVEVLNACAILMMHLSRLSEELILWSSQEFQFIEMSDAFCTGSSMMPQKKNPDVAELVRGKTGRVYGHLMSLLTTLKGLPLSYNRDLQEDKEPLFDALDTVNQSVTLYAELIDHLTVREEVMNQAVQSGLLYATELADYLVRKGVPFREAHAIIGNLVRHCEERNLDLAALSLGELKAHSSHFSREALQLLTPVGATRRKSQIGGTARRQVEGRLRRLEKRLL; encoded by the coding sequence ATGATGCCAACTAAGAAGTCCACGACTCATACCCCTGATAAACGTCCGGCCTCTCGTACACGAGCAAACCCAGTCGCTCGGAATGCTGCCAGACTGAAACGATCGTCTACCTCAACCACGAAAAAGGCCTGGGGAGGGCGATTCAAGGGACAGACACATCACCTGGTTGAACAGTTCACATCATCCCTACCATTTGATCGACGACTCTATCAATACGATATCCAAGGCAGTATCGCGCACTGCAAGACACTGTATCGAGCCAAAGTCCTCACCAAAAGGGAATGCCAAACCATTACCCGTGGCCTGGAAAAGGTTTTGGACGAATTACAACGTGGACGCTTTGAGTTTCGAAATGAAGACGAAGACATCCACATGAGCATCGAACGCCGACTCACTCAACTCATCGGACCGCTTGGCGGCAAACTCCATACGGGACGAAGCCGGAATGATCAAGTTGCCCTTGATCTTCGTATGTTCGTGAAGGACGCCATAAGCTCGTTGACCTCGGCTATCGCCCGGCTACAAAAAGCCTTAACGGTCAAAGCCCGACAGCATATTCATGTGATGATGCCTGGTTATACCCATCTCCAGCGCGCCCAGCCCGTGTTGCTCGCGCACCATTTTTTAGCATACGTAGAGATGTTCGATCGAGATGCGGGCCGACTGCATGATGCTTTTCATCGGCTCAATGTACTTCCGCTTGGGGTGGGAGCGTTGGCCGGGACGAATTATCCCGTTGACCGGACATACACGGCTAAACTGCTGGGATTTCCTGCTGTCACGACGAACAGTCTCGATACCGTTTCCGACCGTGACTTTGTCGTCGAGGTCCTGAATGCCTGTGCTATTCTCATGATGCATCTCTCGCGATTAAGTGAGGAATTGATTCTTTGGTCTTCCCAAGAGTTTCAATTCATTGAAATGTCGGACGCGTTTTGTACGGGCAGCAGCATGATGCCGCAGAAAAAAAACCCGGATGTCGCAGAATTGGTTCGAGGGAAAACGGGGCGGGTGTATGGGCATCTTATGTCGTTGTTAACCACCTTGAAGGGCCTGCCATTGAGCTACAATCGGGACTTACAGGAGGATAAAGAACCTCTGTTTGACGCTCTAGACACCGTGAATCAGAGTGTTACCCTGTACGCTGAGCTCATCGACCATCTCACCGTTCGAGAAGAGGTAATGAACCAAGCCGTCCAATCCGGCCTGCTGTACGCCACAGAACTCGCGGATTATCTCGTACGAAAAGGCGTTCCGTTTCGTGAGGCCCACGCGATCATAGGGAATCTCGTAAGACACTGTGAAGAACGCAATCTTGATCTCGCCGCTCTTTCACTCGGAGAACTGAAAGCCCACTCGTCTCATTTCTCAAGAGAGGCCCTTCAATTACTTACCCCAGTTGGAGCCACGCGACGAAAAAGCCAAATTGGGGGGACGGCCAGACGACAAGTGGAGGGCAGGTTGCGCAGGCTGGAGAAACGCCTGTTATAA